The nucleotide window CGGGCGATTCTGAGCGACGTTCACGGCAACATCGAGGCGCTGGACGCGGTCCTGGCGGACATCGGCGGCCGGGCCGTCACGTCGATTTACAGCCTGGGCGACATTATCGGGTACGGCCCGAACCCGATCGAGTGCCTGGACCGGGCGGCGGCGTGGGACCTGAACGTCCTGGGCAACCACGACCACGCGGTGCTGTTCGACCCGACCGGGTTCAGCCCGAACGCGGAGCGGGCCGCGCTGTGGACCCGGGTGGTCGTCGAGTGCGCCCGGCGGGAGGAGCTGTGGACGTTCCTGTCGGAGCGGCCGCGCCAGTTCCGCGACGGCGACTTCCTGTTCGTTCACGGCTCGGCGCGGAACCAGACGAACGAGTATGTGTTCCCGGAGGACGTTTTCAACCTCTCGAAGATGGCCCGGATCGGCGAGCAGATCGACCGGTACTGCTTCGCGGGCCACACGCACGTCCCCGGGGTGTTCATCGAGCCCGAGCCCGGCGCGCAGTGGCAGTTCCTGTCGCCCGAGGAGATCGACCACACGTGGCGGCTCGACGAGCGGAAGACGATCGTCAACGTGGGCTCGGTGGGACAGCCGCGCGACGCCAACTGGCGCGCCTGCTACGTCACGCTCGACGGGCTCGACCTCACGTTCCACCGGGTGGGGTACGACGTGGACGCCACGGTGAAGAAGATCTACTCGATCCCGGAATTGAGCAACTTCCTCGCCGACCGCCTCCGCGAGGGGCGGTGAGGGAATATCTCACCAACCGCACCGGAAGGACGGATCGGAAGTTACGCACTCACGGGCGCTCGTACTGCATACCTTCTTTGGTCACTGTGGCCAAGTATACGAATAGTGAACCTGATCCAGATAGCAGGTACACCCGCTCACACCCTTGCAGCACCAGTTCCCGAAAACTTGGTTCGGACAGTGGCGCGACCAGCGCGAGCGACGCAAACAGATGCCACAGGAAGTATCCGTCACTCCCGTGGAACGGCGGAGCCGCTGAGCGAGAATAACTCAGCACGCCGTCGAACAGTTCAGTAACGGTGTAATCTGGCCTCCACCACCAGCCCGATTCGGAGCACCGGTCCAGGTCCTCAACCCCGATCAGTGTTTCCCCAAACATGCATTCCCGGAACGGCTTCTCTGCGGCGAGCGCCTGCGGTCCCGAGTGGCACAGTTGGAACTTCTCTGGGGCGTCACCAACGGTCAGAGTCACAAACTCCCACCCTCCACTCAGATCGATCCCGCTGAGGCTGTGGCGAGCCCAGCCCGCAGCCGTCGCGAATGCGTCATTGAAATCGTGGCTGGCAACGGTGTCCCAAAATGTTCGACGAGCGAGTAAAGTCGGGTTATCCCGCGCAAACGACACCGCTCGTTGCAAGCCGTCCGGCCAGGCCCCCGCAGAGCGCACGATGTTTGAAACTGCAGCGAACAAGGATTCAATGGCATCCGGCATTCGCGCGCCTCACTCCCATCAACTGCCATACTCTTCAAGCCGACCAAAGTGTTTTGGTGGCCTTCAGTCGAGCTTCAGTGCCTTGAACTGCTTCACGCAACCGGTGATGGCCACCTCCGTGGGCAGCCGTTCGATGCTGGACGCCCCGAAGAAGCCCGCGATCCCCTTCGTTTGGTCGAGGATGTAGCGCACGTCCTCGGGTTCGGAAATCGGGCCGCCGTGGCACAGCACCAGCACGTCGGGGTTGATGCTCTTCGCGGCGTCGGCCAGTTCCTGAACCCGCTTCGCGCTCTCCTCCAGAGAAAATGCCGTCTTTGCGCCAATGGCGCCCTTCGTGGTCAGGCCCATGTGCGGAATCAGAACGTCCGCGCCCGCCTTTGTCATTGCGATCGCTTCGTCGGGCGTGAACACGTAGGGGCAGGTGAGCAGGTCGAGGTCGCGGGCGACGCGGATCATGTCCACTTCGAGCCCGTACCCCATCCCGGTCTCTTCCAGCCCGACGCGGAACGTGCCGTCGAACAGCCCCACCGTCGGGAAGTTCTGCACCCCGCTGAACCCGGCGTCCTTCACATCGAGCAGGAACCGCTTCATCACCCGGAACGGGTCGGTGCCGCACACCCCGGCGAGTACCGGCGTGCGCTGCACCACCGGCAGCACCTCGCGGGCCATGTCCATCACGATCTGGTTCGCGTCGCCGTAGGGGAGCAGGCCGGCGAGCGACCCGCGCCCGGCCATCCGGAACCGGCCCGAGTTGTAAATGATGATGAGGTCGATGCCGCCCGCCTCGGCGCATTTCGCCGACAGCCCGGTGCCGGCCCCGCCGCCAACGATCGGCACGCCGGCCGCCACCTGGGATCGGAACCGGGCGAGGATATCAGCGCGTGAGTGCATGGGGGTGCGGGTAGCGGGTCAGAAAGAAGAGCGAACGGCGAAAGGTACAATACGAACGACTCAAGGCGACGGCGGGGCGGGCGGCCGCTCTTCCCCCGGCTTCTCGCCCCCGGCCTCCGGCCCACCCGCTTCCGCGGCCATCCGCGATTCCGCCTGGGCCAAGAGCTCGTTGAGCAGTTTCTCGGCGTCGTTTTGAGGATTCTCGGACGGCTTGGGCGCGGCCGGGCGGCTCCCGCGAATCCGCCAGATCACGAGTTCACCGACCAGCACGAACGCGAACCCCCACGCCGCGAGCATCAGCGGCACGCGCGTGCGAAGGGCCGTGCCGACCTGCTGCTCGGCGACCGGGTCGGCCGAGCGGGTGGCGTGGCCGCTCAGCCAGAGGGTCGCCAGCTCGGCCAGCATCGCACCCATGACGGCCAAAATGAGTGCCGTCAGACCGCCGTGCAACAGAACACGCCGCAACACCGGGTGCATGCCGGTCCTCAACTCTGTTCGCGACACTGGAATGCGGGGGCGACGCAGGTAACATATCACGCGATTCGCTGTTGCATCGCCTCGCCGCGGGTTCACCGGGAAGCGCTCATGTCCGTTCTGCTGGTCGGCACCCTGGACACCAAAGGGGCCGAGTTCGCTTACGTCCGCGACCGACTCCGCGCCGCCGGGGTACCGGTTATCGTCGCCGACGCTGGCGTAATCGCTCCTCCGGCGTTCACGGCCGACGTCTCCCGAGAAGACGTGTTCCGCGCCGCCGGTGCGAGTTACGAGTCCGTGAAGGCGGCTGCGGACCGCGGAAAGGCGATCGAACTTGCGGCGGCGGGAGCGGCCAAGCTCGCGGCGCAACTGCACAAACAGGGGCGGCTGTCCGGGGTGTTCGGAATGGGCGGGTCGGCGGGAACGACGATCGGCACCGCCGCCATGCGGGCGCTGCCCGTCGGCGTCCCGAAACTGATGGTCAGCACGCTGGCGAGCGGACAGGTGAAACACTACGTCGGCACCCGCGATGTTATGATGATGCACTCCGTGGTGGACATCGCCGGCTTGAACCGCATCAGCCGGGCTGTACTCGACAACGCCGCCAACGCGATGATCGGGATGGCGAAGCGACCTACCCCCCCGGCCCCCCTCCCTGAAGGTAAGGGGGAGTCAGGCAAGGAGGACGGAGGAGCCAACTCCTCCGCGGATCGCCCCGTTATCGCCGCAACGATGTTCGGCGTCACGACGCCGTGCGTGGAGGCCGCGCGAACGGTGCTCGAAGCGGCCGGGTACGAGGTGATCGTGTTCCACGCCACCGGCACCGGCGGGCGCACGATGGAAGGGCTCATTCGCGACGGCCTGGTCGCCGGAGTGCTCGACATCACGACGACCGAGCTGGCGGACGAACTCGCCGGCGGCGTCCTCTCCGCCGGCCCGGAACGGCTCACCGCCGCGGCCATCGCCGGGGTGCCGCAGGTGGTGTCGCTCGGCGCCCTCGACATGGTGAATTTCGGCCCATACGACACCGTGCCCGAACGGTATCAGCAGCGCCGGCTGCACCGGCACAACCCCACCATCACGCTCATGCGCACCACGCCCGAGGAGATGGACCAGCTCGGCAAAGTGGTCGCCGAACGGACGAGCGCGTCCAACAGCCCGACGTGCGTGATGGTGCCGCTCCGGGGCGTGTCCGCGATCGACGCGGAGGGAATGCCGTTCTGGTGGCCCGAAGCCGACGAAGCGCTGTTCCAGAGCTTGCGGAACTGGATCGCACCATACGTTGAATTGACGGAACTGGACCTGCACATCAACGACCCGGCTTTCGCCGAAGCCTGCGCCCAGAAGCTGTTAGACATGCTGAAGGGCCGCAAAGTGCCGGATTGATCGCACGCAGCACCGTGGCCCGGTCATACGGAAGATAGACCACAGGAGGTGGCGTAATGGCTCTCTTTGCTACGATTCTGAGCCCGTGGCTGAGCCTGTTCGTTCCGAATGCTCCGTACCCCCCGCTGGTGCGCGGGGTGATCCTCGGGGATTGCGTGTTCGCTTGCGGTACGTGGACCCAATGCGCGCCGGGCGTCTCCCCTTTCGGAGGAGGCAAACTCGTTTTGTTTGAGGCGCTCCGCCGCAGATGCGGTCGCGCACCAACTCCCGATCCCCATCGGCCTGTTCGGCGGCCCTGCGGACGAGCCGTGGGTTCCGCATCAGTGGTACGCAAGAGTGCGGCCGTGGGTGCGCAACCCGCCGCTCCGCTGGCACGTGCGGGGGCAGCGGTG belongs to Gemmata obscuriglobus and includes:
- a CDS encoding metallophosphoesterase family protein; amino-acid sequence: MRAILSDVHGNIEALDAVLADIGGRAVTSIYSLGDIIGYGPNPIECLDRAAAWDLNVLGNHDHAVLFDPTGFSPNAERAALWTRVVVECARREELWTFLSERPRQFRDGDFLFVHGSARNQTNEYVFPEDVFNLSKMARIGEQIDRYCFAGHTHVPGVFIEPEPGAQWQFLSPEEIDHTWRLDERKTIVNVGSVGQPRDANWRACYVTLDGLDLTFHRVGYDVDATVKKIYSIPELSNFLADRLREGR
- a CDS encoding phosphoenolpyruvate hydrolase family protein, with protein sequence MHSRADILARFRSQVAAGVPIVGGGAGTGLSAKCAEAGGIDLIIIYNSGRFRMAGRGSLAGLLPYGDANQIVMDMAREVLPVVQRTPVLAGVCGTDPFRVMKRFLLDVKDAGFSGVQNFPTVGLFDGTFRVGLEETGMGYGLEVDMIRVARDLDLLTCPYVFTPDEAIAMTKAGADVLIPHMGLTTKGAIGAKTAFSLEESAKRVQELADAAKSINPDVLVLCHGGPISEPEDVRYILDQTKGIAGFFGASSIERLPTEVAITGCVKQFKALKLD
- a CDS encoding Tm-1-like ATP-binding domain-containing protein encodes the protein MSVLLVGTLDTKGAEFAYVRDRLRAAGVPVIVADAGVIAPPAFTADVSREDVFRAAGASYESVKAAADRGKAIELAAAGAAKLAAQLHKQGRLSGVFGMGGSAGTTIGTAAMRALPVGVPKLMVSTLASGQVKHYVGTRDVMMMHSVVDIAGLNRISRAVLDNAANAMIGMAKRPTPPAPLPEGKGESGKEDGGANSSADRPVIAATMFGVTTPCVEAARTVLEAAGYEVIVFHATGTGGRTMEGLIRDGLVAGVLDITTTELADELAGGVLSAGPERLTAAAIAGVPQVVSLGALDMVNFGPYDTVPERYQQRRLHRHNPTITLMRTTPEEMDQLGKVVAERTSASNSPTCVMVPLRGVSAIDAEGMPFWWPEADEALFQSLRNWIAPYVELTELDLHINDPAFAEACAQKLLDMLKGRKVPD